A region of Haloplanus sp. XH21 DNA encodes the following proteins:
- a CDS encoding DUF3311 domain-containing protein: MTRSTHDWLWIAAFAILITFSVPWFLWGSTTVVAGLPVWLWWHIGWMGVATVVFALFTRYAWDRMMGVDPDASLEDGQPRGGENA; this comes from the coding sequence ATGACCCGATCGACACACGATTGGCTGTGGATTGCGGCGTTTGCGATACTGATCACGTTCTCGGTTCCCTGGTTCCTCTGGGGGTCGACCACCGTCGTCGCCGGATTGCCGGTCTGGCTCTGGTGGCACATCGGCTGGATGGGCGTCGCGACGGTCGTCTTCGCGCTGTTCACCCGGTACGCGTGGGATCGGATGATGGGCGTCGATCCCGACGCCAGCCTCGAGGACGGTCAGCCGAGAGGCGGTGAGAACGCGTGA
- a CDS encoding DMT family transporter → MTAMDDSPVVPPIVALGVAVLAISTSAILVRWSEAPNVIKALYRVSFTVVALLPLVRRSGGAAMRRMSHRDGLVAAAAGVALALHFAAWFESLDHTTVAASVTLVQAQPVFVVAGAWLLLGERATRRAVLGIGVALLGMAGLSFGAPLLAAIDPTATAAGADPGTQYGNALALLAAVAVAGYYLAGRSLRRRLSVIPYVTVVYSVCALTLLVVAVAQGHALLAYPPHEWVLFAAMALGPGVIGHTVVNWALGHVESHVVSVSLLGEPVGSTVLAVLLLAEVPTAATVGGGVIVLAGIYITASASHVSEV, encoded by the coding sequence GTGACCGCGATGGACGACTCGCCCGTGGTCCCGCCGATCGTCGCCCTCGGCGTTGCGGTCCTGGCGATCAGTACGAGCGCGATCCTGGTTCGATGGAGCGAGGCACCGAACGTCATCAAGGCGCTGTACCGCGTCTCGTTCACCGTAGTCGCGCTCCTCCCCCTGGTCAGACGGAGCGGCGGAGCGGCGATGCGTCGGATGAGCCACCGTGATGGCCTCGTCGCCGCCGCGGCGGGCGTCGCGCTCGCGCTTCACTTCGCCGCCTGGTTCGAGAGCCTCGATCACACCACCGTCGCCGCGAGTGTCACGCTCGTCCAGGCGCAACCGGTGTTCGTCGTCGCCGGCGCATGGCTACTGCTGGGAGAGCGAGCGACCCGCCGGGCCGTCCTCGGTATCGGTGTCGCACTGCTCGGCATGGCAGGGTTGTCGTTCGGAGCACCGCTGCTCGCGGCCATCGATCCGACGGCGACGGCGGCGGGCGCCGACCCCGGCACACAGTACGGGAACGCGCTCGCCTTACTCGCCGCCGTCGCCGTCGCGGGCTACTATCTTGCGGGGCGGTCGCTTCGGCGCCGTCTCTCGGTTATTCCCTACGTGACCGTCGTCTACAGCGTCTGTGCGCTCACGTTGCTCGTCGTGGCTGTCGCCCAGGGGCACGCGCTCCTCGCGTACCCGCCCCACGAGTGGGTGCTGTTCGCCGCGATGGCGCTCGGTCCGGGCGTGATCGGCCACACCGTCGTGAACTGGGCGCTCGGCCACGTCGAGTCCCACGTCGTCAGCGTCTCGCTGCTCGGTGAACCCGTCGGCAGCACGGTGCTCGCCGTCCTGCTGCTGGCAGAGGTGCCGACCGCCGCGACGGTCGGTGGCGGGGTGATCGTCCTCGCGGGGATCTACATCACCGCGTCGGCCAGCCACGTCAGTGAAGTTTGA
- a CDS encoding VOC family protein: MDVVDLDHVALRVSDLEQALDFYHGLLGMPVRDRDRYEAGEVPYVAVVAGGRHLHLVPADGAVDVDGEHVCLLLRSDDTGTRAEMDVLLDDLRDAGVTVESGEPYQRYGAYGRDWAVYVRDPDGRRVELKLH, translated from the coding sequence ATGGATGTCGTCGACCTAGATCACGTCGCGCTCCGGGTGAGCGATCTGGAGCAGGCGCTCGATTTCTACCACGGCCTGCTCGGTATGCCGGTTCGGGACCGCGATCGGTACGAGGCGGGGGAGGTACCGTACGTCGCCGTCGTCGCCGGCGGCCGACACCTCCATCTCGTTCCCGCCGATGGGGCGGTCGATGTCGACGGGGAACACGTCTGTCTCCTGCTCCGCTCCGACGACACCGGCACCCGCGCGGAGATGGATGTTCTCCTCGACGACCTCCGGGACGCGGGCGTCACGGTCGAATCCGGTGAGCCGTACCAGCGCTACGGCGCCTATGGTCGGGACTGGGCGGTGTACGTCCGCGACCCCGACGGCCGGCGGGTCGAACTCAAACTTCACTGA
- a CDS encoding SRPBCC family protein, with protein sequence MAVYQRRTRVAASLDDVWDFHSRVRGLESLTPGWLRLRIESVRGPGGAPDPEILEAGSRIRASVRPFGVGPRQRWTSIITARERADGAAYFRDEMADGPFRHWEHTHRFFADGADTVVDDRVEYALPFGSVGDAIAPLARVGFAPMFRYRHRRTRELLE encoded by the coding sequence ATGGCGGTTTACCAGCGACGCACCCGTGTCGCCGCGTCGCTCGACGACGTGTGGGACTTCCACTCGCGAGTGCGCGGACTGGAGTCACTCACGCCCGGGTGGCTACGTCTGCGAATCGAAAGCGTTCGCGGTCCCGGCGGGGCTCCCGACCCCGAGATACTCGAAGCCGGGTCGCGGATTCGGGCGTCCGTCCGCCCGTTCGGCGTCGGTCCGCGACAGCGATGGACATCGATCATCACTGCGCGCGAACGCGCGGACGGCGCGGCGTATTTCCGCGACGAGATGGCGGACGGCCCGTTCCGACACTGGGAACACACACATCGATTTTTCGCCGACGGCGCCGATACGGTCGTCGACGACCGGGTCGAGTACGCCCTCCCGTTCGGATCGGTCGGTGACGCGATTGCTCCGCTCGCGCGTGTCGGCTTCGCCCCCATGTTCCGCTACCGGCATCGGCGGACGCGCGAACTGCTCGAGTGA
- a CDS encoding TAXI family TRAP transporter solute-binding subunit has translation MTTLAGCSGGGGGGGGGGGSQASWTLGTSSEGSSSFRIGSTWTEYAKQNDLLDSVSIDAVITEGTGASYRRFDAGEYEMSGTTTQLLDAAPDTGPYSEQPLQDFSNHRQVRGYMGFYNFGLYNADAVSGWDDLEGRPIAISSAGSGTRPPVEAIVDAEVGLDNVDNRYMAFADIPSALRSGQVDAAFTWTVNQTTPQGWFQEIDATVNWEPLPLSDSTIELLNNEIGYSTYVELDADTVSQFAENYQGPLDTFTLTYLYVVNANADADVVYDIAKYTYEEGEALLEQDDVMAFFPDPDRFLGQLHPDVPLHEGAYRYYEEQGLLEDYDLTAPPEA, from the coding sequence ATGACCACCCTCGCAGGCTGTTCGGGCGGCGGGGGCGGCGGCGGAGGCGGCGGTGGCAGTCAAGCAAGCTGGACGCTCGGCACCTCTTCTGAAGGGTCGTCGTCGTTCCGAATCGGATCGACGTGGACCGAGTACGCGAAGCAGAACGATCTGTTGGACTCCGTATCCATCGACGCCGTCATCACCGAGGGGACGGGCGCGTCGTATCGCCGCTTCGACGCCGGCGAGTACGAGATGAGCGGAACGACGACGCAGCTGCTCGATGCCGCCCCCGACACGGGACCCTACTCGGAGCAGCCGCTGCAGGACTTCAGTAACCACCGGCAGGTCCGGGGCTACATGGGCTTCTACAACTTCGGTCTGTACAACGCCGACGCCGTGAGTGGCTGGGACGACCTCGAAGGGCGGCCTATCGCCATCTCGTCCGCCGGCTCCGGGACGCGACCGCCGGTCGAAGCCATCGTCGACGCGGAGGTCGGTCTCGACAACGTCGACAACCGATACATGGCCTTCGCGGACATTCCGAGCGCACTCCGCTCGGGACAGGTCGACGCGGCGTTCACCTGGACGGTCAACCAGACGACGCCCCAGGGCTGGTTCCAGGAGATCGACGCAACGGTCAACTGGGAGCCGCTCCCGCTCTCGGACTCGACCATCGAACTGCTCAACAACGAGATCGGCTACTCGACGTACGTCGAACTCGACGCCGACACGGTCTCGCAGTTCGCCGAGAACTACCAGGGACCCCTCGACACGTTCACGCTGACCTACCTGTACGTCGTGAACGCCAACGCCGACGCGGACGTCGTCTACGACATCGCGAAGTACACCTACGAGGAGGGCGAGGCGCTGCTCGAACAGGACGACGTCATGGCCTTCTTCCCGGACCCCGACCGGTTCCTGGGACAGCTCCATCCGGACGTTCCGCTCCACGAGGGGGCCTACCGCTACTACGAGGAGCAGGGCTTACTCGAAGATTACGATCTGACCGCCCCTCCCGAGGCGTAA
- a CDS encoding TRAP transporter permease, whose product MATGNDSDRETRSLADIEQTIDEKFRDSYSERIWDKGPIELLVYAITVVFFLYHLWYAQTFQLPRARHGIIHLAMVLSLWGIIQMLGTDWSTIKGKALGAGYALYSVISVIPLYYIQSNYDQIRLTAGVYTDAAMASGVLVIILVLIALAHVSKLITGIALVGLVYSYFGPLMPGLLAHRGLSIERIITMNSVEMEGLLGTLLQISATWVVIFLILAGLMEKYGGMATFIKGMTRLAARRKYIEIGQVAVAASMFMGSINGSTAANTATTGAFTIPLMKENGYRPKIAAAIEAVASCGGQVLPPIMGAGAFLMAELIDPNYSDIVIGAVAPAILFFLTVSVAISLSTSGQVSTRITSEPDPRSIGKRLFDIVRHFEYIGMFIILLWWLIGIGADPMVAGFYAIVTLMGLRVGRVVFEALTDATDQDLWPAIKLFLRESLEGMRRGAEATLNITILLASLGIVIRALIVTGFAQQLSSYLVVLSGGTVIIMLFLAMLAAIAFGMGMSTTAAYMIVAVLVVPSLVQIGVQEFTAHMFVFYFAIVSNITPPIALSVIIGQGIAGSDFWETAVESLRIGFPMFLLPFAFFFNEPLLYPSPMTLVSFVIVFAGFVAVSVGLTGRIRQNIPTLLRPVFLLLGLGAIFVPTTIGQLLLVGAIVAACGYFLRPGVLGVTQTAEG is encoded by the coding sequence ATGGCCACCGGCAACGACTCCGATCGGGAGACCCGTTCGCTCGCGGATATAGAGCAAACTATCGACGAGAAGTTTCGGGATAGCTACTCGGAAAGGATCTGGGACAAGGGACCGATCGAGTTGCTGGTGTACGCGATTACGGTTGTCTTCTTCCTCTATCACCTGTGGTACGCCCAGACCTTCCAGCTCCCCCGCGCACGCCACGGGATCATCCACCTCGCGATGGTGCTCTCGCTGTGGGGCATCATTCAGATGCTCGGAACGGACTGGTCGACGATCAAGGGGAAAGCGCTGGGAGCCGGGTACGCGCTGTACAGCGTAATCTCGGTTATCCCGCTGTACTACATCCAGTCAAACTACGACCAGATCCGACTGACTGCGGGCGTCTACACCGACGCCGCGATGGCGTCGGGGGTGTTGGTGATCATCCTCGTGCTCATCGCGCTCGCGCACGTCTCCAAACTGATCACCGGCATCGCGCTGGTCGGCTTGGTGTACTCGTATTTCGGGCCGCTGATGCCCGGACTGCTCGCCCACCGCGGGCTGTCGATCGAGCGGATCATCACGATGAACTCCGTCGAGATGGAGGGCTTGCTCGGGACGCTCCTGCAGATTTCGGCGACGTGGGTCGTCATCTTCCTCATCCTCGCCGGACTCATGGAGAAATACGGCGGGATGGCGACGTTCATCAAGGGGATGACCAGACTGGCTGCGCGCCGCAAGTACATCGAGATCGGCCAGGTCGCCGTCGCCGCGAGCATGTTCATGGGATCGATCAATGGGTCGACAGCCGCCAATACGGCGACGACCGGCGCGTTCACGATCCCGCTGATGAAAGAGAACGGCTACCGACCGAAGATCGCCGCAGCCATCGAGGCCGTTGCCTCCTGTGGGGGGCAGGTGCTCCCGCCGATCATGGGGGCCGGCGCGTTCCTGATGGCCGAACTCATCGATCCGAACTACTCGGACATCGTCATCGGTGCGGTCGCACCGGCGATCCTGTTTTTCCTCACCGTCTCAGTCGCCATCTCGCTGAGCACGAGCGGGCAGGTCTCCACGCGGATCACGTCCGAACCCGACCCGCGGAGTATCGGCAAGCGCCTGTTCGATATCGTCCGTCACTTCGAGTACATCGGGATGTTCATCATCCTGTTGTGGTGGCTCATCGGGATCGGTGCGGACCCGATGGTCGCCGGATTCTACGCCATCGTCACGCTGATGGGGCTTCGAGTCGGCCGCGTGGTCTTTGAGGCCCTCACCGACGCCACGGACCAGGATCTCTGGCCCGCGATCAAGCTATTCCTCCGGGAATCGCTCGAAGGCATGCGTCGGGGCGCCGAGGCAACCCTCAACATCACGATCCTGCTCGCGAGCCTCGGCATCGTGATCCGGGCGCTCATCGTCACCGGCTTCGCCCAGCAACTCTCGTCGTATCTGGTCGTGCTCTCCGGCGGCACCGTCATCATCATGCTGTTCCTGGCGATGCTCGCCGCCATCGCGTTCGGGATGGGGATGTCGACGACCGCGGCGTACATGATCGTGGCCGTGCTGGTCGTGCCGTCGCTCGTCCAGATCGGCGTCCAGGAGTTCACGGCCCACATGTTCGTCTTCTACTTCGCCATCGTCTCGAACATCACGCCGCCGATCGCGCTCTCGGTCATCATCGGCCAGGGGATCGCCGGCTCCGACTTCTGGGAGACGGCCGTCGAATCCCTCCGGATCGGCTTCCCGATGTTCCTGCTGCCGTTTGCTTTCTTCTTCAACGAGCCGCTTCTCTACCCCAGTCCGATGACGCTCGTGTCGTTCGTCATCGTCTTCGCGGGGTTCGTCGCCGTGAGCGTCGGCCTCACCGGCCGCATCCGACAGAACATCCCGACGCTCCTGCGACCGGTCTTCCTGCTGTTGGGGCTCGGCGCGATCTTCGTTCCCACGACGATCGGTCAGCTCCTGCTCGTCGGCGCCATCGTGGCCGCCTGTGGCTACTTCCTCCGTCCGGGTGTCCTCGGAGTCACGCAGACTGCTGAGGGGTAG
- a CDS encoding cupin domain-containing protein codes for MSEGWRRVRPTESDPRDDKPGRRWELSPDLDIDQFNLNVAVLNPGERLSQSHFHYHPGQAELIHVAAGRCQVEVEDDRFVAEQGDTVRFDAGAAGVHLVHNPFDEPCRIVAIGWPPEGRHPVETVKTTAELLDERE; via the coding sequence ATGTCAGAGGGCTGGCGCCGCGTTCGACCGACGGAGAGCGACCCGAGAGACGACAAACCCGGACGACGCTGGGAGCTTTCTCCCGACCTCGATATCGACCAGTTCAATCTGAACGTCGCCGTCCTGAACCCCGGCGAGCGACTCTCGCAGAGTCACTTCCATTACCACCCCGGTCAGGCCGAACTGATCCACGTCGCCGCCGGCCGGTGTCAGGTTGAGGTCGAGGACGACCGGTTCGTCGCCGAACAGGGAGATACCGTTCGATTCGACGCCGGTGCGGCTGGCGTCCACCTGGTCCACAACCCGTTCGACGAACCGTGTCGGATCGTCGCCATCGGGTGGCCACCCGAGGGACGACATCCGGTCGAAACCGTCAAGACCACCGCGGAACTGCTGGACGAACGCGAGTAG
- a CDS encoding universal stress protein, with translation MPELLVPLSQREEQVDRIVEGISDLHYDPAETHLTLLNVFEEFEVHGEWSDIDSGQFYDAEELPEAVTAAASRLSEKGFTVDVYHRHGDPAESILNVASELEPDAIVMAGRQRSPIGKVLLGSVTQGVLLGTDRPVIVIPDGG, from the coding sequence ATGCCGGAGCTCCTGGTTCCACTCAGCCAACGAGAAGAGCAGGTCGACCGGATCGTGGAGGGCATCAGCGACCTCCATTACGATCCCGCGGAGACGCACCTGACGCTTCTCAACGTCTTCGAGGAGTTCGAAGTCCACGGCGAGTGGTCCGACATCGACTCCGGGCAGTTCTACGACGCCGAGGAACTCCCCGAGGCGGTCACGGCGGCGGCCAGCCGGCTCTCCGAAAAGGGATTCACCGTTGATGTCTACCACCGCCACGGAGACCCGGCCGAATCGATCCTCAACGTGGCGTCGGAACTGGAACCGGACGCCATCGTCATGGCCGGCCGGCAGCGAAGCCCGATCGGAAAGGTCCTCCTGGGCAGCGTCACACAGGGCGTCCTGCTGGGAACCGACCGCCCGGTCATCGTCATCCCGGACGGTGGCTAG
- a CDS encoding NADPH:quinone reductase has product MKAIRYHEHGDADVLTVDDVPTPEPAADEVLVRVHAASVNPIDTYVRDGGVSPVGGLPHVGGADAAGVVDAVGDDITDFVVGDRVFATGLGLFESGSYAEYVAVPANRLATLPDGVSFVDGAAAAMAFATAWRGLVTRGDLSIGDVCLVQGGAGGVGHAAVQVADHAGATVIVTTGDDAAFVRDLGADAAVDYHGDDVADRIREAVGDDVDVVLETHAAANVETDLEVLGRGGRIVVLGEEGPITIDPGASMTGKIADADIRFMSIMASGDDQAPILERVGPLLADGTFEVEIEATYPLESAADAQRRVMSSGSRGKVVLEIE; this is encoded by the coding sequence ATGAAAGCGATTCGATACCACGAACACGGAGACGCAGATGTACTGACGGTAGACGACGTGCCGACGCCCGAACCGGCGGCCGACGAGGTGCTCGTCCGGGTCCACGCCGCGAGCGTCAACCCCATCGACACCTACGTTCGCGACGGCGGCGTGAGCCCAGTCGGCGGGCTGCCACACGTCGGCGGCGCGGACGCCGCCGGCGTCGTCGACGCGGTGGGTGACGACATCACCGACTTCGTGGTCGGGGATCGCGTGTTCGCGACCGGCCTCGGCCTGTTCGAATCCGGTTCGTACGCGGAGTACGTCGCCGTCCCAGCCAACCGCCTCGCCACGCTCCCGGACGGCGTCTCGTTCGTCGACGGCGCGGCTGCCGCGATGGCCTTTGCGACGGCGTGGCGTGGCCTCGTCACCCGAGGCGACCTCTCCATCGGCGATGTCTGTCTGGTTCAGGGCGGTGCGGGCGGCGTCGGTCACGCCGCCGTCCAGGTCGCCGATCACGCGGGCGCGACGGTCATCGTGACCACCGGCGACGACGCGGCGTTCGTCCGCGACCTCGGCGCCGACGCCGCCGTCGACTACCACGGCGACGACGTGGCCGACCGCATTCGCGAGGCGGTCGGCGACGACGTTGACGTGGTGCTGGAGACCCACGCCGCCGCCAACGTCGAGACCGACCTCGAAGTCCTGGGCCGCGGCGGTCGGATCGTCGTCCTCGGCGAGGAGGGGCCGATCACGATCGATCCCGGCGCGTCCATGACCGGCAAAATCGCCGACGCCGACATCCGATTCATGTCGATCATGGCCTCCGGCGACGACCAGGCGCCGATCCTCGAACGGGTCGGTCCCCTGCTCGCCGACGGCACCTTCGAGGTCGAAATCGAGGCGACGTACCCGCTGGAGTCGGCGGCCGACGCCCAGCGACGCGTGATGTCCAGTGGCTCCCGCGGGAAGGTCGTCCTCGAAATCGAGTGA
- a CDS encoding DUF1611 domain-containing protein → MSIQLGPDDTVVVLAHEQFPDRAKTAVGVLRYADYDVAAVLDRDHAGERVTDHVPDVSDAPIVETMADALAVDDIDALLIGIAPIGGGFEESWRPDVRAAIESGCTVVSGLHYFLADDDEFATLADEHGVDLIDVRQPPADLTVSGGEAGDVDCEVVLTVGTDCSTGKMTTTLELVEAARARGVDAGFVPTGQTGIMIAGWGTPVDRVISDFAAGAVERMVVEQAADHDVVFVEGQGTIVHPAYSGVTCSLLHGAMPDSLVLTHSAGREAIHGYEEFSIPPVATYVDLYERLAAPVADTSVVAGALDTRAIDDDSDAHVAVEEYGVELDAPATDPVRFGVDDILDTLR, encoded by the coding sequence ATGTCTATCCAACTCGGCCCGGACGATACGGTGGTCGTCCTCGCTCACGAACAGTTCCCCGACCGGGCGAAGACGGCCGTCGGCGTCCTCCGATACGCGGACTACGACGTGGCGGCGGTCCTCGACCGGGACCACGCCGGCGAGCGCGTCACCGACCACGTTCCCGACGTGAGCGACGCCCCCATCGTCGAGACCATGGCGGACGCCCTCGCTGTCGACGATATCGACGCGCTGTTGATCGGCATCGCGCCCATCGGCGGCGGATTCGAGGAGTCCTGGCGCCCGGACGTGCGCGCCGCCATCGAATCCGGCTGTACCGTCGTCTCCGGCCTGCATTACTTCCTCGCTGACGACGACGAGTTCGCCACACTCGCCGACGAACACGGCGTCGACCTGATCGACGTCCGCCAGCCGCCGGCCGACCTCACCGTGAGCGGCGGCGAGGCCGGCGACGTCGACTGCGAGGTGGTGTTGACCGTCGGCACCGACTGCTCGACCGGCAAGATGACGACGACGCTCGAACTCGTCGAGGCGGCGCGAGCGCGCGGCGTCGACGCCGGGTTCGTCCCCACGGGCCAGACGGGGATCATGATCGCCGGGTGGGGGACGCCCGTCGACCGGGTGATCTCCGATTTCGCCGCCGGCGCCGTCGAGCGCATGGTCGTCGAGCAGGCGGCCGATCACGACGTGGTGTTCGTCGAGGGACAGGGCACCATCGTCCACCCCGCGTACTCCGGGGTGACCTGTAGCCTGCTCCACGGCGCGATGCCCGATTCGCTCGTCTTGACACACAGCGCCGGGCGCGAGGCCATCCACGGCTACGAAGAGTTCTCGATTCCGCCCGTCGCCACCTACGTCGACCTGTACGAACGCCTCGCAGCTCCCGTCGCCGACACGTCGGTCGTGGCGGGCGCTCTCGACACCCGAGCAATCGACGACGACAGCGACGCCCACGTCGCCGTCGAGGAGTACGGCGTCGAACTCGACGCGCCGGCGACCGATCCCGTCCGGTTCGGCGTCGACGACATCCTCGACACGCTGCGATGA
- a CDS encoding dipeptide epimerase, whose translation MISTSFERVSLPVAGEFTISRGTQTEVETVVVRIESDGMQGIGAAAPTAHYGETVETVTAVLPDLLAAVERVGDPPSLDRIGRELEATVRDNPAARAAVSIACHDLAATRLDVPLYQQLGLDHADAPPTSYTVAIDDPDAMADAAAAAVDEGYTVLKVKLGTDDDRKRIAAVRDAAPDTAIRVDANEAWTPHEAVRKSQWLADQAIEFLEQPVPAEHPDGLRYVHERSALPIAADESCLTLTDVPAVADRVDIVNLKLMKCGGIREAIRMIHAARAHGLEVMLGCMVESTASLAAACHLAPLVDYADLDGALLLADDAFDGPTYAGGTVTFPDRPGTGVRSR comes from the coding sequence ATGATCTCGACCAGCTTCGAACGCGTCAGCCTCCCCGTCGCCGGCGAGTTCACCATCTCGCGCGGGACACAGACGGAGGTGGAGACGGTCGTCGTTCGGATCGAGTCGGACGGAATGCAGGGGATCGGCGCGGCCGCCCCCACCGCGCATTACGGCGAGACGGTCGAGACCGTAACCGCGGTGCTGCCGGACCTGCTCGCGGCCGTCGAACGGGTCGGGGACCCCCCGTCGCTCGACCGGATCGGCCGGGAACTCGAGGCGACCGTCCGCGACAACCCCGCGGCCCGCGCCGCCGTGAGCATCGCGTGTCACGACCTGGCGGCGACCCGACTGGACGTGCCCCTCTACCAGCAGTTGGGCCTCGACCACGCGGACGCGCCGCCCACCTCTTACACCGTCGCCATCGACGATCCGGACGCCATGGCCGACGCCGCCGCCGCGGCCGTCGACGAGGGCTACACGGTCCTGAAGGTGAAACTCGGCACCGACGACGACCGGAAGCGCATCGCGGCGGTCCGTGACGCTGCCCCCGACACGGCGATCCGGGTCGACGCCAACGAGGCGTGGACGCCGCACGAGGCGGTGCGGAAAAGTCAGTGGTTGGCCGACCAGGCTATCGAGTTCCTCGAACAACCCGTCCCGGCCGAACACCCCGACGGACTGCGGTACGTCCACGAGCGCAGCGCCCTCCCCATCGCTGCCGACGAGTCCTGCCTAACGCTCACCGACGTGCCCGCCGTCGCCGACCGGGTCGACATCGTGAACCTGAAGCTGATGAAATGTGGGGGAATCAGGGAGGCGATTCGGATGATCCACGCCGCCCGCGCACACGGACTGGAGGTGATGCTCGGCTGTATGGTCGAATCCACCGCGTCGCTGGCGGCCGCCTGCCATCTCGCACCACTCGTGGACTACGCCGACCTCGACGGCGCGCTCTTGCTCGCCGACGACGCCTTCGACGGGCCGACCTACGCCGGCGGCACGGTGACGTTCCCCGACCGCCCGGGGACCGGCGTCCGGTCGAGGTAA
- a CDS encoding PspA/IM30 family protein encodes MGILSRASYVVRSKLNALLNRAEDPTETLDYSYERMRDELQEVKQGIADLTTQKKRLEIQKRRLEENVEKHNEQAREAVRQDREDLARRALEKKKQKMNQIEDLEGQIAELQSTQEDLVEKKNELQRRIEEFRTKKETMKARYEAAEASTRVSEAMSGVGDEMSDVGRALERAEERTDEMEARSAAMDELQESGAFEDALSDEDEIDRQLESGRTQTEVDAELETLRAELGESEASEAANDDIEAELEQLQESETDTASEDDEESA; translated from the coding sequence ATGGGAATACTCTCGCGGGCCTCCTACGTCGTCCGGTCGAAGCTCAACGCCCTCCTGAACCGGGCCGAGGACCCGACCGAGACGCTCGATTACTCCTACGAGCGGATGCGCGACGAACTCCAGGAGGTCAAACAGGGCATCGCCGACCTGACGACCCAAAAAAAGCGCTTAGAGATACAGAAACGCCGCCTCGAAGAGAACGTCGAGAAACACAATGAACAGGCCCGTGAGGCCGTCCGGCAGGACCGCGAGGACCTGGCGCGGCGGGCATTAGAGAAGAAAAAGCAGAAGATGAACCAGATCGAGGACCTCGAGGGGCAGATCGCGGAGTTACAGTCCACCCAAGAGGACCTCGTCGAGAAGAAAAACGAATTACAGCGCCGCATCGAGGAGTTCCGGACGAAAAAGGAGACGATGAAGGCGCGCTACGAGGCGGCGGAGGCGTCGACCCGCGTTTCGGAGGCGATGAGCGGCGTCGGCGACGAGATGAGCGACGTGGGGCGAGCGCTCGAACGCGCCGAGGAACGGACCGACGAGATGGAGGCCCGTTCCGCCGCGATGGACGAACTCCAGGAGTCGGGCGCCTTCGAGGACGCGCTCTCCGACGAGGACGAAATCGACCGTCAACTGGAGTCGGGCAGGACCCAGACGGAGGTCGACGCCGAACTCGAGACGCTCCGAGCCGAACTCGGCGAGTCCGAGGCGAGCGAGGCCGCGAATGACGATATCGAGGCCGAACTCGAACAACTGCAGGAGAGCGAGACCGACACGGCGTCCGAGGACGACGAGGAGTCGGCCTGA
- a CDS encoding dienelactone hydrolase family protein, with the protein MPTERVRLPGGRDVRASLDRDGDSNADAVVVACPPHPQHGGTRHDSRLGAVSDALPPRIDCLRFDYGPWDEGRGERADARTACAWAADRYARVGLCGYSFGGGVAITAAAETENPAAVAALAPVSRLPDGSDIASAVAHIDAPLWVGVGTRDETVEAETVAAAARERGGSVATFEASHAFVGQERDIGERVAAFVTDAL; encoded by the coding sequence ATGCCCACCGAACGCGTCCGCCTGCCCGGTGGCCGGGACGTGCGGGCGAGTCTCGATCGCGACGGGGACAGCAACGCCGACGCCGTCGTCGTCGCCTGCCCGCCCCACCCCCAACACGGCGGCACTCGCCACGACTCCCGCCTCGGCGCGGTGAGCGACGCACTGCCGCCCCGGATCGACTGCCTGCGGTTCGATTACGGTCCCTGGGACGAGGGCCGAGGCGAACGCGCCGACGCCCGCACCGCCTGTGCGTGGGCCGCGGACCGCTACGCCCGCGTCGGCCTGTGCGGCTACAGTTTCGGCGGCGGCGTCGCCATCACGGCCGCCGCCGAGACGGAAAATCCGGCAGCGGTCGCCGCGCTCGCGCCCGTCTCGCGACTCCCGGACGGGAGCGACATCGCCAGCGCGGTCGCCCACATCGACGCGCCGCTCTGGGTCGGCGTTGGGACGCGAGACGAGACGGTCGAAGCGGAGACTGTCGCCGCGGCGGCGCGCGAACGGGGTGGCAGCGTCGCGACGTTCGAGGCGAGTCACGCGTTCGTCGGCCAGGAACGGGACATCGGCGAGCGCGTGGCGGCGTTTGTCACCGACGCGCTGTGA